The Chryseobacterium nakagawai genome has a segment encoding these proteins:
- a CDS encoding alpha-amylase — protein MKKTHFILSLLALALVGSCQNNDELSTESSKKEEVHNKIVNVTHHDGRPFSTGAGSGSSQAKFVAGPGGSVLMQGFYWDVPDGGNWWNTVKDKLTAWSNAGVGAVWLPPASKAQNGAYSMGYDPTDYYDFGNFNQNGSTETRFGSRTELEALITKAHAENMQVYADIVINHNSGGQSEANPFTGTNTWTNFSGVASGKFQRNYNDFYKNAYGNNDEGAFGGFPDLCHANPHVQDWLWGRDDSVAKYYKNVMKFDGWRFDYVKGFGPWVVNTWNSKVGGFSVGELWDSNVNTLEWWANNANSSVFDFAAYYKMDEAFDNGNLNVLNDDMMWKRNPYKAVTFVANHDTDIIYNKMPAYAYILTHEGYPTIFYRDYEEWLNKERLNNLIWIHNNKATGTTSILYTDNDEYIARRNGYNGNPGLVVYINTSSSWQERWIDTNWTNQQIKDFTGNSSWYPTTQGDKRVKIQCPPNSYSVWSLNL, from the coding sequence ATGAAAAAAACACATTTTATTCTTTCCCTACTGGCTTTAGCGCTTGTTGGCTCCTGCCAGAACAACGATGAATTAAGTACAGAATCCTCCAAGAAGGAAGAGGTACATAATAAAATAGTAAATGTAACCCATCATGATGGAAGACCTTTCAGTACAGGGGCTGGATCTGGATCATCGCAGGCAAAGTTTGTGGCAGGTCCTGGTGGCAGCGTTCTCATGCAGGGGTTCTATTGGGATGTTCCTGATGGGGGAAACTGGTGGAATACCGTTAAAGACAAATTAACAGCATGGTCTAATGCAGGGGTGGGAGCTGTATGGCTTCCTCCAGCTTCAAAAGCTCAAAACGGAGCTTATTCCATGGGATATGACCCAACCGATTATTATGATTTTGGGAATTTTAATCAGAACGGAAGCACAGAAACCCGATTTGGTTCAAGAACAGAACTGGAAGCATTGATTACAAAGGCCCATGCAGAAAATATGCAGGTCTATGCTGATATTGTCATTAATCATAACAGTGGCGGTCAGTCTGAAGCCAATCCATTTACAGGAACTAATACCTGGACTAATTTCTCTGGAGTTGCTTCCGGAAAATTTCAAAGAAATTACAATGACTTTTATAAAAACGCTTATGGAAATAATGATGAAGGTGCTTTTGGCGGATTTCCGGATTTGTGTCATGCCAATCCACATGTACAGGATTGGTTGTGGGGAAGAGATGATTCCGTCGCGAAATATTATAAAAATGTAATGAAATTTGATGGCTGGAGATTCGATTATGTGAAAGGATTCGGCCCTTGGGTGGTGAATACCTGGAATTCTAAAGTAGGAGGCTTTTCTGTTGGTGAACTCTGGGATTCAAATGTGAATACCTTAGAATGGTGGGCTAATAATGCCAATAGCTCCGTCTTTGATTTTGCTGCTTATTATAAAATGGATGAAGCCTTTGATAACGGAAACCTGAATGTACTGAATGATGATATGATGTGGAAAAGAAACCCATACAAAGCGGTAACCTTTGTTGCCAATCATGATACGGATATCATTTATAATAAAATGCCAGCCTATGCTTATATTCTGACTCATGAAGGATATCCTACTATTTTTTACAGAGACTATGAAGAATGGCTGAATAAGGAAAGACTGAACAACCTGATCTGGATTCACAACAATAAAGCTACAGGAACCACTTCTATTCTATATACAGATAATGATGAATATATCGCGAGACGTAACGGTTACAATGGAAATCCGGGACTTGTGGTTTATATTAACACCTCATCAAGCTGGCAGGAAAGATGGATCGATACAAATTGGACTAATCAGCAGATTAAGGACTTTACCGGAAATTCAAGCTGGTATCCGACAACGCAAGGAGACAAGCGGGTAAAAATTCAATGCCCTCCGAATAGTTATTCTGTGTGGTCGCTTAATTTATAA
- a CDS encoding DUF4290 domain-containing protein yields MEYNTQKTQLHMPEYGRIIQQLVERCKELPTKEERNEMAMAIIDFMGQRNPQLRDEENYKHKLWDHLYILADYDLDVDAPYPFPTPEQLAEKPKRMEYPKLQGDFKFYGKSILQLIEKAIELETGDEKEALIEVIANNMKKSYNVYNKEHVTDDVIFRHLKELSENRLDLTGIDSLEKSKIYYTSNNNNRNNNNNNNRNNNNNKNNNNQPNKRRHNNNHKNRK; encoded by the coding sequence ATGGAATACAATACCCAAAAAACTCAGCTTCATATGCCGGAATACGGCAGAATTATACAACAGTTGGTTGAGCGCTGCAAAGAACTTCCTACCAAAGAGGAAAGGAACGAAATGGCTATGGCAATCATCGATTTTATGGGTCAGAGAAACCCACAACTTCGTGACGAAGAAAATTATAAACATAAACTTTGGGATCATCTTTATATTCTGGCAGATTATGATTTGGATGTAGACGCTCCTTATCCGTTCCCTACCCCGGAACAATTGGCAGAAAAACCTAAAAGAATGGAGTACCCAAAACTTCAGGGAGACTTTAAATTTTACGGAAAAAGTATTCTTCAATTAATAGAAAAAGCAATTGAACTGGAAACAGGGGATGAAAAAGAAGCCCTTATTGAGGTTATTGCCAACAATATGAAGAAATCCTACAATGTTTACAATAAAGAACACGTAACGGATGATGTTATCTTCAGACACTTGAAAGAATTGTCTGAGAACAGGTTAGATCTTACAGGAATTGATTCTCTTGAAAAAAGTAAAATCTACTATACCAGCAATAACAACAACCGAAATAATAACAATAACAACAATAGGAATAATAACAATAATAAAAACAACAACAACCAACCTAACAAGAGAAGGCATAATAACAATCATAAAAACAGAAAATAA
- the murA gene encoding UDP-N-acetylglucosamine 1-carboxyvinyltransferase has product MSGTFQIRGGKRLQGEITPQGAKNEALQILCAVLLTDEEVRIKNIPDIHDVNRLIEILGDFGVKVTKNGHGDYTFQADKVNFDYIKSNEFKKDGAKLRGSIMLMGPMLARYGEAYMPTPGGDKIGRRRLDTHFQGLVELGAEFHYDEEEYFYSLKAKELTGKFILLEEASVTGTANIVMAAALAKGKTRIYNAACEPYLQQLCKMLNRMGANISGIGSNLLTIEGVDYLRGTEHTMLPDMVEIGSWIGLAAMTKSEITIKNVNWNQLGVIPNTFRKLGIELEQSGDDIYIPAQEHYKIQKFIDGSILTISDAPWPGFTPDLLSIILVVATQAKGSILVHQKMFESRLFFVDKLIDMGAQIILCDPHRATVIGLNQEAPLRGTTMVSPDIRAGNALLIAALSAEGKSIIHNIEQIDRGYENIDGRLKALGADIERI; this is encoded by the coding sequence ATGAGTGGAACATTTCAAATAAGAGGAGGGAAAAGACTGCAGGGTGAAATAACTCCACAAGGAGCCAAAAATGAGGCTCTACAAATTTTATGTGCAGTGCTGTTGACTGATGAGGAAGTAAGGATTAAAAATATTCCGGATATCCACGATGTAAACAGACTGATTGAAATTCTTGGAGACTTCGGTGTAAAGGTTACTAAAAATGGTCATGGAGATTACACTTTCCAGGCTGATAAAGTAAACTTCGACTATATAAAATCCAATGAATTTAAAAAAGACGGAGCCAAACTTCGTGGATCAATTATGTTGATGGGTCCTATGTTGGCACGTTATGGAGAAGCTTATATGCCAACTCCCGGAGGAGACAAAATCGGAAGAAGAAGACTGGATACTCATTTCCAGGGATTGGTTGAACTTGGTGCTGAATTTCATTACGACGAAGAAGAATATTTCTATTCTTTAAAAGCGAAAGAACTTACAGGAAAATTCATCTTATTGGAAGAAGCTTCTGTGACCGGAACGGCTAATATTGTAATGGCTGCTGCTTTAGCAAAAGGCAAAACAAGAATTTATAACGCTGCCTGCGAACCTTATCTTCAGCAATTATGTAAAATGCTGAACAGAATGGGAGCTAATATTTCAGGGATCGGATCTAACCTTCTTACCATTGAAGGAGTAGATTATTTAAGAGGTACGGAACATACCATGCTTCCTGATATGGTGGAAATCGGATCATGGATTGGTCTTGCTGCCATGACGAAATCTGAAATCACCATCAAAAATGTAAACTGGAACCAATTAGGAGTTATTCCTAACACCTTCAGAAAACTGGGAATTGAGCTTGAGCAAAGTGGTGATGATATTTATATTCCTGCTCAGGAACATTATAAAATTCAGAAATTTATTGACGGATCTATTCTTACCATTTCTGATGCTCCATGGCCTGGATTCACCCCGGATTTATTATCCATCATCTTAGTTGTAGCTACACAGGCAAAAGGAAGTATCCTGGTTCACCAGAAAATGTTTGAATCCAGATTATTCTTCGTAGATAAATTAATTGATATGGGAGCTCAGATCATATTATGTGATCCACACAGAGCGACCGTAATCGGATTAAACCAGGAAGCTCCGTTAAGAGGAACAACAATGGTTTCCCCGGATATCAGAGCCGGAAATGCCCTTCTTATCGCTGCTCTTTCTGCAGAAGGAAAATCTATTATCCACAACATCGAGCAAATCGACAGAGGATATGAAAACATCGATGGAAGACTAAAAGCACTTGGTGCCGATATCGAAAGAATTTAA
- a CDS encoding NIL domain-containing protein has product MITPNPSLQVFQNKLNLPKKELLLEIELNGKMKFEHLMNTIYNQMGICHRVLSANVEYVNGYSFGSVQLYINVNSEDYQKLEVYLNKNKLLNTTVEYLCRKYF; this is encoded by the coding sequence ATGATTACACCTAACCCAAGCCTGCAGGTTTTTCAAAATAAACTGAACCTGCCTAAAAAAGAATTATTATTGGAAATAGAATTGAATGGCAAAATGAAATTTGAGCATTTAATGAATACCATCTATAATCAAATGGGGATATGTCATAGAGTGTTGTCAGCGAATGTGGAGTATGTGAATGGATATAGTTTTGGTTCGGTACAGTTGTATATTAATGTCAATTCAGAAGACTATCAAAAGCTGGAAGTCTATCTGAATAAAAATAAACTTTTGAATACAACGGTAGAATATCTCTGCCGAAAGTATTTTTAA
- a CDS encoding YiiX/YebB-like N1pC/P60 family cysteine hydrolase, translating to MSRIAGIVCLLVLFLTQCTTQQNTIQLQNGDLLFVTAKETGLSGAINNVTQKQKIASFDHIGILEKEGKKLFVLHAAPKGGSQKQTLKDFVKDQKRDQQNVVVYRLKPEYQKSIPVAIEKAHFMLGKPYNFNYILDESSYYCSDFVERAFRNDHIFKLEPMTFIDPKTGKTNAFWEGFYTKKNLKVPEGEPGCNPNGLAGSEKIERVGDL from the coding sequence ATGAGTAGAATTGCGGGCATTGTATGTTTATTAGTGCTGTTTTTGACTCAATGTACTACCCAGCAAAATACTATCCAGCTGCAAAACGGAGATTTACTTTTTGTTACAGCTAAAGAAACAGGACTTTCCGGAGCCATTAATAATGTTACCCAAAAGCAGAAAATAGCTTCTTTCGATCACATCGGTATTCTTGAAAAAGAAGGAAAGAAGTTGTTTGTTTTGCATGCTGCTCCAAAAGGGGGTTCCCAAAAGCAAACTCTCAAGGATTTTGTTAAAGATCAAAAAAGGGATCAGCAAAATGTTGTAGTCTATCGCCTGAAACCCGAATATCAGAAATCAATTCCTGTTGCTATTGAAAAGGCTCATTTTATGTTGGGAAAGCCTTATAATTTCAACTATATTTTGGATGAAAGTTCTTATTACTGTTCAGATTTTGTAGAAAGAGCTTTTCGGAATGATCACATTTTTAAATTAGAACCTATGACATTCATTGATCCTAAGACAGGAAAAACAAATGCATTCTGGGAAGGATTCTATACTAAGAAGAACCTTAAAGTTCCTGAAGGAGAGCCTGGTTGTAATCCGAACGGATTGGCCGGATCTGAAAAAATAGAAAGAGTAGGAGACCTTTAA
- a CDS encoding response regulator transcription factor: MPHILLVEDDDRLSKLITKGLQEAEFEVSTAYDGSTGLKLALQKNYDLVVTDIVLPKKSGLEFCNEIKALKPNLPVIMLTALGTTDDKLEGFDAGADDYMTKPFEMRELVARINVLLKRFSQQRQQKVFVLKYEGIEMNLEQKTVSRDHVPIKLTPKEFNLLKFMMENSEKVLSRSEIAEKVWETHFDTGTNFIDVYINYIRKKIDKDFENKLIHTKAGMGFILKKGYEEHQQ, encoded by the coding sequence ATGCCTCATATTTTATTAGTAGAAGACGATGACAGACTTTCCAAGCTTATCACAAAAGGACTTCAGGAAGCTGAATTTGAAGTAAGTACAGCATATGATGGATCAACAGGACTAAAACTGGCATTGCAGAAAAATTATGACCTTGTAGTCACTGATATTGTTTTGCCTAAAAAAAGTGGTCTGGAGTTTTGTAATGAAATAAAAGCTCTGAAACCTAATCTTCCTGTCATAATGCTTACAGCTTTGGGCACTACGGACGACAAATTGGAAGGATTTGATGCCGGTGCCGACGATTATATGACCAAGCCTTTTGAAATGCGTGAATTGGTGGCGAGAATTAATGTCCTTCTAAAGCGTTTTTCACAACAGAGACAGCAAAAAGTTTTTGTCCTTAAATATGAAGGGATTGAAATGAATCTGGAACAGAAAACGGTAAGCAGAGATCATGTTCCTATCAAACTGACCCCTAAAGAATTCAATCTTCTCAAATTTATGATGGAAAACTCAGAGAAAGTACTTTCCAGAAGTGAAATTGCAGAAAAAGTATGGGAAACCCATTTTGATACCGGCACTAATTTTATTGATGTATACATCAACTATATCCGAAAAAAAATTGACAAAGATTTTGAGAATAAGCTGATCCATACCAAAGCAGGAATGGGTTTTATTCTTAAAAAAGGATATGAAGAACATCAACAATAA
- a CDS encoding ATP-binding protein, producing the protein MKIRTRLTLLFTFVTAMLMIFYGIAVYYSSSEAREVSFYAQLRNEAVAKANLFFQSTLSEKEMHRVYKNNTKTINEVQVAIYDPEFNLVYHDDSKVDFVKEDPKMLSSILKKKDISFFIDDLQAIGTIYSHNGKEYLVTAAGYDQYGYKSISHLLTISIIAFISILILIYLAGIFLSKKALNPLSEMVHQIKNITAGKLQLRLKATGEKDELNELAENFNGMLERLENSFDAQKHFVSNISHELRTPLSAIITELEFSSEKEQTQEEYQQTIQYALDDARNMVKLSNSLMDLAKASYDPNEISFSEVRLDEILLESYSKIIKENTEYKVSLNIDNAIEEHQLIVQGNEYLLQVAFNNLIDNACKYSPFHTCLIDVKVNTENLLIRFINTGITISQEDLLHIFEPFYRSETSKQEKGHGIGLFLTEKIIHLHHAILKVASENNETVFTVIFDIKTA; encoded by the coding sequence ATGAAAATAAGAACCCGGCTTACCCTACTCTTTACCTTTGTCACGGCTATGTTGATGATATTTTACGGTATTGCAGTATACTATTCTTCGAGTGAAGCCAGGGAAGTTTCATTTTATGCCCAACTCAGAAACGAAGCGGTAGCGAAAGCCAATCTTTTTTTTCAAAGTACATTAAGTGAAAAGGAAATGCACCGTGTTTACAAGAATAACACAAAAACAATTAATGAAGTTCAGGTAGCCATCTATGATCCTGAGTTCAATCTGGTCTATCATGATGATTCAAAGGTAGACTTTGTTAAGGAAGATCCGAAAATGCTTTCCAGTATTCTAAAAAAGAAAGACATCAGTTTTTTCATTGATGATCTGCAGGCTATAGGAACTATCTATTCTCACAATGGAAAGGAATATTTGGTAACCGCTGCGGGGTACGATCAATATGGTTATAAATCAATCAGTCATCTTCTTACCATCAGTATTATTGCCTTCATTAGTATTTTAATATTAATTTATTTAGCCGGAATATTTCTTTCAAAAAAAGCATTGAACCCGCTAAGTGAAATGGTTCATCAAATAAAGAATATCACTGCCGGGAAATTACAGTTACGCTTAAAAGCCACGGGTGAGAAAGATGAACTTAATGAACTGGCTGAAAATTTCAACGGAATGCTTGAGCGCCTGGAAAATTCGTTTGATGCTCAAAAACATTTTGTATCCAATATTTCACATGAACTGCGTACCCCACTATCTGCTATTATTACAGAACTGGAATTCTCTTCTGAAAAGGAACAGACCCAGGAAGAATATCAACAGACTATTCAATACGCTTTGGATGATGCCCGTAATATGGTAAAGTTATCCAATAGCCTGATGGACCTTGCCAAAGCCAGCTATGATCCTAATGAAATCAGTTTTTCAGAAGTACGATTGGATGAAATTTTATTAGAATCTTATTCGAAAATAATAAAGGAAAATACAGAATATAAAGTTTCATTGAATATTGATAACGCTATAGAAGAACATCAGCTTATTGTGCAGGGAAATGAATATTTATTACAGGTCGCTTTTAATAACCTCATCGATAATGCCTGTAAATATTCGCCGTTCCATACCTGTCTCATTGATGTAAAAGTAAATACCGAAAATCTTCTGATCCGCTTTATCAATACAGGAATTACCATTTCACAGGAAGACTTACTCCATATTTTTGAACCTTTTTACAGAAGTGAAACCTCCAAACAGGAAAAGGGCCATGGAATTGGACTTTTCCTCACTGAGAAAATTATTCATCTTCATCACGCAATCCTCAAAGTAGCGTCTGAGAATAATGAGACTGTTTTCACAGTGATATTTGATATTAAAACAGCTTAA
- a CDS encoding EamA family transporter produces the protein MKNSNLAIPATLLAIICVQGGASIAKQLFPAIGAIGTVTLRIVLSAILLTIINRPKFLQFTPQKWKYCAMYGVGLAAMNLIFYMAIQRIPLGLAVTVEFAGPLFLALALSRKLLDVVWALLACAGILLIVPWKSDHIDLLGLGLAFLAGIFWALYIVMGGKVSKIMDGKDAVTTGMLFASLVIIPFTIWDGAVFNITPTIFVKGLGVAILSSALPFSLEMMALKKLPAKTFSILMSLEPAFAALSGLVFLAEELSFLQWISISCVIAASIGTTMFNKTATSHN, from the coding sequence ATGAAAAATTCAAACTTAGCGATTCCTGCCACATTGTTAGCCATTATCTGTGTACAGGGTGGAGCATCTATTGCCAAGCAGCTTTTTCCGGCAATTGGAGCTATTGGAACCGTTACTTTGAGGATTGTACTTTCTGCTATTTTGCTTACTATCATCAATCGTCCTAAATTTTTACAGTTTACTCCACAAAAATGGAAGTATTGTGCAATGTATGGGGTGGGATTGGCTGCGATGAATCTTATTTTTTATATGGCGATTCAAAGAATTCCACTAGGATTGGCCGTAACCGTAGAGTTTGCAGGTCCTTTGTTTCTAGCATTGGCATTATCCCGTAAGTTATTGGATGTAGTTTGGGCACTATTAGCCTGTGCAGGAATATTGCTTATTGTTCCCTGGAAGAGCGATCATATAGATTTGTTAGGGCTGGGATTAGCTTTTCTCGCTGGAATATTCTGGGCTCTTTATATTGTAATGGGCGGAAAAGTTTCTAAAATAATGGATGGAAAAGATGCCGTAACCACAGGAATGTTATTTGCCAGTCTGGTAATTATACCTTTCACAATATGGGATGGAGCGGTCTTTAATATTACACCAACTATTTTTGTCAAAGGATTGGGAGTCGCTATTTTATCAAGTGCTTTACCGTTTTCTTTAGAAATGATGGCTTTAAAAAAGCTTCCTGCAAAGACGTTCAGTATCCTGATGAGCCTGGAGCCTGCATTTGCAGCCCTGTCAGGATTAGTTTTCCTTGCTGAAGAGTTATCTTTTTTACAGTGGATTTCTATTAGCTGTGTAATTGCTGCCAGTATAGGAACGACAATGTTCAATAAAACGGCTACCTCTCATAATTAA
- a CDS encoding MgtC/SapB family protein, with translation MNTFEFTLRLFTAFALGASIGFERQWRQKSAGLRTNTLVCLGSAAFVLLSIRIGGDATGRIASYIVSGIGFLGGGVIMKDGLTVRGLNTAATIWCSASVGALSALGLPLEAAITSGFIILTHLILRPLGVQLGNNISSRNHYTEYLLSIKCKSEVENHIRVQLMQSLSGNDKVLLKSLTSDDNGVPENAIITAEVHSSTPQDSFMEKTASRLTIEDKVIKVSWEIIGTENDL, from the coding sequence ATGAATACATTCGAATTTACTCTTCGTCTTTTCACGGCATTTGCTTTGGGTGCCAGCATAGGTTTTGAAAGACAATGGCGTCAAAAAAGCGCCGGTCTCCGAACCAATACTCTGGTATGCCTTGGCTCCGCAGCATTTGTTCTTCTCTCTATCCGGATCGGTGGTGATGCCACAGGCAGAATAGCTTCTTATATCGTCAGTGGTATTGGCTTTTTAGGAGGTGGAGTTATCATGAAAGATGGACTTACCGTAAGAGGTCTTAATACCGCTGCCACCATCTGGTGCTCTGCATCAGTAGGAGCACTCTCCGCATTAGGACTTCCTTTGGAAGCTGCTATTACCAGTGGTTTTATTATCCTCACCCATCTTATTCTCCGACCATTGGGAGTACAATTAGGGAACAATATCAGCAGCAGAAATCACTACACCGAATATCTACTCAGCATCAAATGCAAAAGTGAGGTAGAAAATCATATCCGGGTACAACTCATGCAATCATTAAGTGGAAATGATAAAGTACTACTGAAATCTCTTACCAGCGATGATAACGGTGTCCCTGAAAATGCCATTATCACGGCAGAAGTTCATTCTTCTACACCACAAGACAGTTTTATGGAAAAAACCGCCAGCAGACTTACCATTGAAGATAAAGTCATCAAGGTAAGCTGGGAAATTATAGGTACTGAAAATGATTTATAA
- the mgtA gene encoding magnesium-translocating P-type ATPase, whose product MLKKSSNKNINSAALVKLKEAASENEKMVYAMLETSEEGLSENTVKDRLKIYGKNEIATQKAPSWLKQFAHSFFNPFNYILACIAVISLFIDVILIPEGEKDLSTSIIISVMLLFSTVLRFIQEFRSNKAAEALKKMVKTSCLTKRKFKESEEIEITEIVPGDIVILSAGDMVPADCRILKSKDLFISESILTGEALPVEKNAFPIRDAKNRNPLTLQNICFMGTNVVSGSATVVVVNTSIFTYFGSISRSLVSKRPETAFDIGVNKVSFLLIRFMLVMTPVIFLINGFVKGDWMQALLFAIAVAVGLTPEMLPMIVTANLAKGAVNMSKKKVIVKRLNAIQNIGAMDILCTDKTGTLTLDKIVLETHLNVRGLDDDEVLKWAYLNSFHQTGLKNLLDQAVLDHAEVHNLMKADELYLKVDEIPFDFERRRMSVILNTSKGKHLMISKGAVEEMLSLCTYALDPGDDHSLHIENDNIIPLDDLMKEKIIRMSEKLNAEGLRVLLVAIREFEGDHPLNYSVADESHLILTGFIGFLDPAKPSAEPSIKALHKLGVEVKVITGDNDIVAKKICHDVGIPINTIMLGDELENMSDEELSKDMDLYSVFAKVSPLQKQRIVKILRSKGHTVGFMGDGINDAAAIKEADVGISVDTGADIAKESADIILLEKDLMVLRSGVIYGRRTFGNIIKYIKMTASSNFGNMFSMIGASAFLPFLPMLPLQILTQNLLYDISQSSIPWDTMDKDFLEQPKKWEADSIKKFMLYIGPLSSIFDYMTFAVMFFIFKANTPEHQSLFQTGWFVEGLLSQTLIVHIIRTKKIPFIQSWAAAPVVALTSLIMLIGILIPFTPLAGYLKMQPLPLSYFPYLIGILTGYCILTQFVKQWFIKKFGQWL is encoded by the coding sequence ATGTTAAAAAAATCTTCCAATAAAAATATCAACTCAGCCGCTCTTGTTAAATTGAAAGAAGCCGCTTCAGAGAACGAAAAAATGGTTTACGCTATGCTGGAAACTTCAGAAGAAGGCCTTAGCGAAAACACAGTGAAAGACCGTTTGAAAATTTACGGTAAAAATGAAATTGCTACTCAAAAAGCCCCCTCATGGCTGAAGCAGTTTGCTCATTCTTTCTTTAATCCCTTTAATTATATATTGGCGTGTATTGCTGTAATTTCTTTATTTATTGATGTAATTCTCATTCCTGAAGGAGAGAAAGATCTAAGTACAAGTATTATTATTTCAGTAATGTTGTTGTTCAGTACTGTTTTAAGATTTATTCAGGAATTTCGGAGTAATAAGGCAGCAGAAGCATTGAAAAAAATGGTAAAAACCAGCTGTCTTACCAAAAGGAAATTCAAAGAAAGTGAAGAAATAGAAATCACTGAAATAGTTCCCGGAGATATCGTGATTCTTTCTGCCGGAGATATGGTTCCTGCCGATTGCAGAATTTTGAAAAGCAAAGATCTTTTCATCAGTGAGTCTATTCTCACAGGGGAAGCATTACCTGTTGAAAAAAATGCATTTCCTATCCGTGATGCCAAAAACAGGAACCCACTTACCCTTCAAAACATATGTTTCATGGGAACCAATGTAGTTAGTGGATCAGCTACGGTTGTGGTTGTTAACACCAGTATTTTCACTTATTTCGGAAGCATCAGCAGAAGCCTTGTTTCCAAAAGGCCTGAAACCGCATTTGATATCGGAGTCAACAAAGTAAGCTTTTTACTGATTCGGTTTATGCTGGTCATGACTCCTGTCATTTTCCTTATCAATGGATTCGTGAAAGGAGACTGGATGCAGGCACTCTTATTCGCCATTGCAGTGGCAGTAGGACTTACTCCTGAAATGCTGCCTATGATTGTTACCGCTAACCTTGCCAAAGGTGCTGTAAATATGAGTAAGAAAAAAGTAATCGTTAAAAGATTGAATGCCATCCAGAATATCGGCGCTATGGATATTCTCTGTACGGATAAAACAGGAACCCTTACCCTTGATAAAATCGTTCTGGAAACTCACCTCAACGTGCGTGGTCTTGATGATGATGAGGTTTTGAAATGGGCTTACCTCAACAGTTTTCATCAAACCGGCTTAAAAAACCTGCTGGATCAGGCTGTTCTGGATCATGCAGAAGTCCACAATCTCATGAAAGCTGATGAACTCTATCTGAAAGTAGACGAAATTCCTTTTGATTTCGAAAGAAGAAGAATGTCTGTCATTCTGAATACCTCAAAAGGAAAACACCTTATGATCTCAAAAGGAGCGGTAGAGGAAATGCTGTCTTTGTGTACATATGCTTTAGATCCGGGTGATGACCACAGCCTTCATATAGAGAATGACAATATTATTCCGTTAGATGACCTTATGAAGGAAAAAATCATCAGAATGTCTGAAAAGCTCAATGCAGAAGGGCTTCGTGTCTTACTGGTTGCCATCAGAGAATTTGAAGGAGATCATCCACTCAATTATTCTGTTGCAGATGAAAGTCACCTCATCCTTACCGGTTTTATTGGATTTCTTGATCCCGCTAAACCTTCTGCAGAGCCAAGTATCAAAGCCCTGCATAAATTAGGGGTTGAAGTAAAAGTAATCACCGGAGATAATGATATTGTTGCGAAAAAAATATGTCATGATGTAGGAATTCCCATCAACACCATCATGCTTGGTGATGAACTGGAGAATATGAGTGATGAAGAACTCAGCAAGGACATGGATTTATATTCCGTTTTTGCCAAGGTAAGCCCATTACAAAAGCAACGCATTGTAAAAATATTAAGATCCAAAGGTCATACTGTAGGATTTATGGGTGACGGAATCAATGATGCAGCAGCCATTAAAGAAGCAGACGTTGGAATTTCTGTCGATACCGGAGCTGATATAGCCAAAGAAAGTGCAGATATCATTTTGCTCGAAAAAGACTTAATGGTACTCAGAAGTGGAGTTATTTATGGCAGAAGAACATTCGGGAATATTATTAAATATATAAAAATGACGGCCAGCAGTAATTTTGGAAATATGTTCAGTATGATTGGTGCCAGTGCATTCCTGCCATTTCTGCCAATGCTGCCGCTGCAAATTCTGACTCAAAATCTGTTGTATGATATTTCACAATCCTCTATTCCCTGGGATACGATGGATAAAGATTTTCTGGAACAACCCAAAAAATGGGAAGCTGACAGTATTAAAAAATTCATGCTTTATATTGGTCCTTTGAGTTCCATTTTTGATTATATGACGTTTGCTGTAATGTTTTTTATTTTTAAAGCCAATACACCAGAGCATCAGAGTTTATTCCAGACCGGATGGTTTGTAGAAGGACTGTTGTCCCAAACTTTGATTGTTCATATTATCAGAACCAAAAAGATTCCATTTATCCAAAGCTGGGCTGCTGCACCGGTTGTTGCCCTAACGAGCTTAATCATGTTGATTGGAATCCTTATTCCTTTCACCCCATTGGCAGGATATCTGAAAATGCAGCCATTGCCTTTAAGCTATTTCCCTTATCTGATAGGAATTCTTACAGGATATTGTATCCTTACCCAATTTGTGAAACAATGGTTCATTAAAAAATTCGGACAATGGCTATAA